From the genome of Nasonia vitripennis strain AsymCx chromosome 1, Nvit_psr_1.1, whole genome shotgun sequence, one region includes:
- the LOC100680254 gene encoding uncharacterized protein LOC100680254 isoform X3: protein MDFERTGLMLLLSPSHGQNDIKKLRRENEQLRREIWSLRDEYDKLEEILKKQKNREESDEPEDRSENEAAGSDYSEYDEEEEEDDEEDDDDSDSAEETNEEHDQEERLENAENQKISSEKMSNGGSPIQQQHRTRVNFDDLSVVDEEEELKKEKDKKDSIPSEQSASRVDEPLEKQQRSTFPYHTTSFEQGDPLTTTSFAYQSDCPFVFPTMAEASVYSNIAQSSMDESCRPMTTCSSHQTANPSRDISSHNYSRQVALVASSAPPPPGWQNSVLATAPISVPNFPRTQSPIAVCDSSKDLPPKPAELVESGPANVSGLAERRKAFVKQHSDNFRVIGPRDSSAGHNQATSASLDSSNKALRNYSEENHQLIREISILRDVYDELEIFKRWNKGAECAKPEENRQPRHFFAPLLAKPRCNGDDRQSDSPAGSEKTVSTVISTSRYNCEKGSADICVNGAVPLHGHIESGDAKAFFSSENLLIVSDARNNGSSNPMVKSVSCQDLSSWLSFNENVKSLNNDNHAKSDNTLDSMSTSSRAYKSQLNVTLRQPGSRKSTNSDTPEIPQLPSTGKLFNHPFLQSFEQAYQNFPVRTEGSSPARLMQSPLTIKVCESPVPATSYSSPVRVQSSFSNPSAVLEPDCGACSRKDLERLRLMIPPTRNGDKQEYHVTSFETPSPHTMKIPPMTPYELEALRRMPTGTSLVQQTPRLYQNVPFVPMAANGVQCCSANGHCDMVTKVPAQTQTSLEDETKAAAVSAESNQPTDQPKKRRSRKDKSGSVKEKRSSQRRRETLKKQSSASSKEPPESPGILSTRSHQDEKNESRSSSSGQESPKKDQTKRVSLYLSTKKRPSVSSTRTSRSRSVENARERHLTRGEAAALEGNATNSERERTNSISSREAAVREKTRKSSTSSGSVPWCACWGNGCI from the exons ATGGATTTCGAGAGGACAGGATTGATGCTACTGCTGTCACCTTCGCATG GCCAGAATGACATCAAGAAGCTGCGCCGGGAGAACGAGCAGCTCAGGAGAGAAATATGGAGTCTGCGGGACGAGTACGACAAACTCGAGGAGATCctgaagaagcagaagaaccGAGAGGAGAGCGACGAACCCGAG GACCGCTCGGAAAATGAAGCTGCCGGCTCGGACTACTCGGAatacgacgaggaggaggaggaggacgacgaaGAAGACGACGATGATTCCGACTCCGCGGAGGAGACTAATGAGGAGCACGACCAGGAGGAGCGTTTAGAAAACGCCGAGAACCAGAAGATCTCGTCTGAAAAGATGAGCAACGGTGGCAGCCcgatacagcagcagcatcggacTCGCGTAAACTTCGACGACTTATCCGTCGTCGACGAGGAAGAGGAGTTGAAAAAGGAGAAGGACAAGAAGGACAGTATACCGAGCGAGCAATCGGCGAGCAGAGTGGACGAGCCACTCGAAAAACAACAGCGGAGTACCTTTCCCTACCACACGACCTCGTTCGAGCAGGGCGATCCACTCACGACGACGAGTTTCGCCTATCAGTCCGATTGTCCGTTTGTCTTTCCGACTATGGCCGAAGCGAGCGTCTATTCAAACATCGCGCAGTCGTCTATGGACGAGAGCTGCCGTCCGATGACCACATGCTCGAGCCATCAGACGGCGAACCCGAGTCGCGATATAAGCAGCCATAACTACTCGCGGCAGGTAGCCCTTGTGGCTTCGTCTGCGCCACCGCCTCCGGGCTGGCAGAACAGCGTCCTCGCCACGGCGCCGATATCTGTCCCGAACTTTCCGCGGACGCAATCGCCAATAGCAGTCTGCGACTCGTCAAAGGACTTACCGCCTAAGCCGGCTGAGCTCGTGGAAAGTGGCCCTGCGAATGTCTCCGGTCTGgcggagagaagaaaagccTTCGTCAAGCAGCACTCGGATAATTTTCGTGTCATTGGGCCTCGGGATAGCTCGGCCGGCCACAACCAAGCCACCAGCGCGAGCTTAGACTCATCGAATAAAGCATTGAGAAATTACAGCGAGGAGAACCATCAGCTCATTAGGGAAATATCGATCCTGAGGGACGTGTACGACGAGCTGGAGATCTTCAAGAGGTGGAACAAAGGAGCGGAGTGCGCCAAGCCGGAGGAGAACAGGCAACCACGGCACTTCttcgcgccgctgctcgcGAAGCCCAGATGCAACGGCGATGACAGGCAATCCGACAGTCCCGCGGGTAGTGAGAAAACTGTCTCGACGGTGATATCGACGAGCCGGTACAACTGCGAGAAAGGCTCCGCCGACATCTGCGTCAACGGAGCCGTGCCCCTGCACGGCCACATCGAGAGTGGGGACGCGAAGGCTTTCTTCAGCTCGGAGAACCTCCTGATAGTCAGCGACGCCAGGAACAACGGCTCGAGCAACCCGATGGTCAAGTCGGTCTCTTGTCAGGACCTGAGCTCGTGGCTGTCGTTCAACGAGAACGTCAAGTCCCTAAACAATGACAATCACGCGAAGAGCGACAACACCCTGGACAGCATGTCCACAAGCTCGAGGGCTTACAAGAGCCAACTAAACGTCACCCTGCGCCAGCCTGGTTCCCGCAAGTCGACGAACTCCGACACCCCGGAAATCCCACAACTGCCGTCCACGGGTAAGCTGTTCAACCATCCATTCCTACAGAGCTTCGAGCAAGCCTACCAGAATTTCCCGGTGAGGACCGAAGGCTCGAGTCCCGCGAGGCTCATGCAGAGTCCGCTTACGATCAAGGTGTGCGAAAGCCCGGTCCCTGCGACGAGCTACTCCAGCCCGGTCAGAGTGCAGTCGAGCTTCAGCAATCCCAGCGCGGTGCTGGAGCCCGACTGCGGAGCTTGCAGTAGGAAGGACCTGGAACGTCTGCGACTGATGATCCCACCGACGAGAAACGGGGACAAGCAGGAGTACCACGTGACGTCGTTCGAGACTCCCAGCCCCCACACGATGAAAATCCCCCCGATGACGCCGTACGAGCTCGAGGCTCTGCGGAGGATGCCCACGGGTACGAGTCTCGTGCAGCAAACCCCTCGGCTCTACCAGAACGTCCCGTTCGTGCCGATGGCGGCCAACGGCGTCCAGTGCTGCTCGGCCAACGGCCACTGCGACATGGTCACGAAGGTCCCGGCTCAGACGCAAACTTCGCTGGAGGACGAGACGAAAGCCGCGGCGGTGAGCGCCGAGAGTAATCAGCCGACGGATCAGCCGAAGAAGCGACGCTCTCGCAAAGACAAGTCCGGATCCGTGAAGGAGAAGCGCAGCTCCCAGAGGCGCAGGGAAACGCTAAAGAAGCAGTCGAGCGCCAGCTCGAAGGAGCCGCCCGAGTCCCCGGGAATCCTCAGCACGAGGTCTCACCAGGACGAAAAAAACGAGAGCAGGTCCTCGTCGTCCGGGCAGGAATCGCCGAAGAAGGACCAGACCAAAAGGGTGTCGCTGTACTTGAGCACGAAGAAACGGCCGTCGGTGAGCTCGACGAGGACGTCGCGCAGCAGGAGCGTGGAGAACGCGAGGGAGAGACACCTCACGAGGGGCGAGGCCGCGGCGCTCGAGGGCAACGCCACTAATTCCGAGAGGGAGAGGACAAATTCGATTAGCAGTCGAGAGGCCGCCGTCAGGGAAAAGACGAGAAAGTCCAGCACCAGCAGCGGCAGTGTGCCTTGGTGCGCTTGCTGGGGAAACGGCTGCATTTAG